One Bombus pascuorum chromosome 4, iyBomPasc1.1, whole genome shotgun sequence DNA segment encodes these proteins:
- the LOC132905886 gene encoding ectopic P granules protein 5 homolog isoform X2: MEILKQRQKKKEEKTKLSIEQQIPDVPTLEEFECLLEESPTNYPKGEGIENMESELHSAAIDTELYEQQSIQTTAEETKGSQVTNIKNEIDVKIGNDLTSSLNNLEGNVEKVTTSISMIELINNTSDALNNGTATPNLSQATLNISNSKNFTCEKETKNLKQKKEGERNNQSDSIINEIDDTHTAFEEITPFTESQLASLYTNKELALIDIFISEFVEVQLKSSTIRQQHKFQQLLTNYLRVRNHLIINSHELEILKKSCKELQKKLWCLDKACIREAGECQDGNPVFATHEYCTAHFNQQAFSVLTRNLSTIKDLLYNTQALYCYEAEMFRFQIEQYVQRVYDSCYEFVEIPPYSEDVNLLPLNISSEAILQLMELRMCITILFNFQRKLLKDGKFVADTREWLERLIQVLLKVATWQDHLFILNHILRCPGGVMDWAHSFVQVPIHPDLGKLGVSPLNDPYLDHVVTMLAVILLPIKDRDKFLEQVQQSLQDTACSPGDTIWLMLDEEGEEDEDIANVGANLFESDLISLLNQIPFTKVFEQVLCIRHNNVYYQKKTYITHYHLFRMFAFFTTVIRLLKQGLKTYDSPRYRQLTKRLSALIRDIVQYASDQWEDFDKNQNTHASVLVKLQLEFDCFFLKAVLCIFSSRRLGAWQYLASMPYHVISSNNLWKIYYILHTDCTQVDMPVTNKYIHDWINELNSSQLRAKFEEKLSSMPGDESYFLLTTFANMALARTDKDYDFVRTTTIDLFQIGFLSEKTQDSCSKDARSLLTNLTNKYPSLLSDILLKLRDNFVSAGKLSLYLFTDLKLHKWVPHEKDIVILSTWLNQYPLTSTENQLARLILTNLNWGFNESGNLYLPIDVHRRIALLTVELTMKYVPDSSVQNASLLVEGVKQVSTMIRPQTAEHIFSLWAWDMISKLRLHQLDQSEALCHYALMNLTAAFADVPDMDSDSRLDILVIGTLEKQPIACYVATIMTLWGHSIPLICSKGFAQLEILQYHCKYEQVLICLHHIIPLFLGCIDSLFKNDKFISLVISLIAADRSYMKVAKSLITADFPGTILKQFSNMIHSHLYNYKKYRLQTPRDFVYLWLNVLVLVPDWNKDQSVMYLMDIVISAAFFHVDAKSIMDYMFQNLFSSTSNRNVMTSFGSFLNWATGSSNSVSLLGKSTQSVWVAYQVLLTEQYNREIKTGLWREILKELSAQPKISLDSAMKRACATVKMHPFGANGLSIYRWSQQALDTPLGHPILPLLWQNFFALFLARVPSISGVHRGGIGEKFFEGMINLSYLKKLKKRLHDTTTYFQLKGEKELDNGVPITDDRRAFYFNAAKLYKTLSLWLEEPRLHEPGLYLPALPPQYMSQKLILLVQDNWAPWLEYIDYWAVQQNQKMAVQEWERTCCRNEENFDQKSRNVSISPPKMDEPLQRVFKRLTTYKRPVSPPYGCHYREHLIEINKETVYNADLVVEEAVMCLQSILDYVETYNLMLLEHTAVNSSFLELVPTLYRENENQVVLHALCDPAPPNQKHSISGTPPTVHCAGPAVITIKVPEAHMSDPIDHMIKQNRAEYENLLIKATLPPSSVLICESFFLDHLIGMLEHEITVNRTDENTTVLYKIQESGVKLFYCFIDHYTEEVSNCPITKQLMTTYLERLGQIFISGEENQSPQLLSTIMQKPNLGSLLGPYFTPVAGSASAFLQMYHTVVEFSMSTKVDLCFVLLSKFDVGIWLNYKRPRLSERSTFIHLIFRALCDMGLNPDETKLVLHELFRNHLRLILLHEFPEHYGEILSVVLKNSERQDLSLDIWRDLLGALSGKSKNAFPSYSKIRDEIRHYATEQKLLSRQEIYDTAILLKRHFTQERLKYGLYGLYPKYRIYNEPLSTFLGMVGHALVALTLQSDRGSLGDQLCEKIWPVLSEMYSPWIAPYRTQDLKEPAAAWIQQLTDDRSVLLPWIVTDGPYANKFVAMFVECVRFIIDILPASSKILCFVWQFYVTNFAHDSVKDHILNVIHGNFLSLPWDRFYPSVNDVELMAKVIDQNLPDSHLFLGSVFTCVHWPLWINDLLASHPLALIARMHVCLLNLLVKLSTEPNVRQTDKVIQLITDTEKLSWHLLDASAYDPIIRWHAMNCDSRVVLYSYNEQCHPIDVAVHNLLKVAAGYDPVVGHLYPTTGKKRQLYIHFTIKLLIACTTRYKPLLSTNSKVFNNTLSKMLDDMEAIILNTVPEPQQIAEASSLITELLCVMNQHGVLMEHLRTSWTLWLSKRTANNPILMSILKVIGTTVSSPTILGELMEAALESYFKFNSSEEVSPTWASVLTIFQSVIPRRPPLETFLISEGKLLTLYFILLKRLPLCQDIREEGVLLINLVDWISAIKPTNINEEKLPLFWAKTCELAYRQCQYNENTKTAARALKGLARSLLTIADDSAQGWGILGAIGLKKNSNLSIRCKFLSRVIGVYCLAQLPESKSEQQIVRFTPDSPGVASSKTNESNVLEIRPSTEAIKAMQALEGLLLNKQYVTLTGDIERSIKLIRDPANSLHNATVILGVLTTELYNQKYLHVLID; the protein is encoded by the exons atggaaatattaaaacaacgaCAG aaaaagaaagaagaaaagactAAACTTTCTATAGAACAACAAATACCAGATGTTCCAACATTGGAAGAGTTTGAATGTCTTCTTGAAGAATCTCCTACAAATTATCCCAAGGGAGAAGGCATTGAAAATATGGAAAGTGAATTACATTCTGCTGCAATTGACACTGAACTCTATGAACAACAATCTATTCAAACAACTGCAGAAGAGACAAAAGGGTCACAAGTTACAAATATCAAA aatGAAATTGATGTTAAAATTGGGAATGATTTGACATCATCATTGAATAATTTAGAGGGAAATGTGGAGAAAGTTACAACATCGATTTCTAtgatagaattaattaataatacatctGATGCTCTTAATAATGGAACTGCAACACCAAATTTATCTCAAGCTactttaaatatatcaaattcaaaaaatttcacttgtgagaaggaaacaaaaaatttaaaacaaaagaaagaggGGGAAAGAAACAATCAATCAGATTCTATCATAAATGAAATAGATGACACGCATACTGCTTTTGAGGAAATTACGCCTTTCACAGAGAGCCAATTAGcatcattatatactaataaagAGTTAGCATtgattgatatatttatttcagaatTTGTTGAAGTACAACTTAAGAGTAGTACAATTAGACAGCAACATAAATTTCAACAGCTTTTAACGAACTATCTTCGTGTAAGGaatcatttaattatcaattcccatgaattggaaattttaaaaaaatcctgTAAAGAATTGCAAAAAAAATTATGGTGTTTAGATAAAGCCTGTATTAGGGAAGCAGGAGAATGTCAAGATGGAAATCCTGTTTTTGCTACACATGAATATTGCACTGCACATTTCAATCAGCAGGCATTTAGTGTATTGACTCGAAATTTATCAACAATAAAGGATTTATTATACAACACTCAAGCATTATATTGTTATGAAGCAGAAATGTTTAGGTTTCAAATTGAACAGTATGTTCAAAGAGTTTACGACTCTTGTTATGAATTTGTAGAGATTCCTCCTTATAGTGAAGATGTAAATCTATTACCGTTGAATATTTCTTCAGAAGCAATTCTGCAACTAATGGAACTTAGGATGTGCATAActatattgtttaattttcaaagaaaattattaaaagatggAAAATTTGTAGCAGATACTAGAGAATGGCTTGAAAGATTAATACAAGTTTTGTTGAAAGTAGCAACTTGGCaagatcatttatttatattgaatcATATCTTGAGATGTCCTGGTGGAGTAATGGATTGGGCTCATAGCTTTGTTCAAGTTCCTATACATCCAGACCTTGGTAAATTAGGCGTATCTCCATTGAATGACCCATATTTAGATCATGTAGTAACTATGCTGGCTGTAATACTACTACCTATTAAAGATAGAGATAAGTTCCTTGAACAG gtACAACAATCATTGCAAGATACAGCATGTAGTCCAGGTGATACTATTTGGCTAATGTTGGATGAGGAAGGAGAGGAAGATGAAGATATAGCTAATGTTGGTGCAAACCTATTTGAAAGTGACCTTATTTCTTTACTAAACCAAATTCCTTTTActaaagtatttgaacaagTGTTATGTATTCGACATAACAATGTTTATTATCAGAAAAAAACTTATATTACACATTATCATTTGTTTCGAATGTTCGCGTTTTTTACAACTGTTATTAGACTTTTGAAGCAAGGTTTAAAAACATATGATTCTCCAAGATATAGACAACTAACCAAACGACTAAGTGCATTAATTAGAGATATTGTGCAATATGCTAGTGATCAATGGGaagatttcgataaaaatcag AATACTCATGCATCAGTATTGGTAAAACTTCAACTTGAATTTGATTGCTTTTTTTTAAAAGCAGTTTTGTGCATATTTTCGTCACGTCGTTTGGGGGCGTGGCAATATTTAGCTTCTATGCCCTATCATGTAATATCGTCCaataatttatggaaaatatattatattttacacacTGATTGTACACAAGTAGATATGCCCGttactaataaatatattcatg ATTggataaatgaattaaattctTCACAACTTCGtgcaaaatttgaagaaaagttAAGTAGCATGCCAGGGGATGaatcatattttcttttaacaacCTTTGCTAATATGGCTTTGGCAAGGACTGATAAGGATTATGATTTTGTAAGAACAACGACAATAGATTTGTTTCAA ATAGGATTTCTTAGTGAAAAAACACAAGATTCTTGCTCAAAAGATGCTAGATCTCTTCTgacaaatttaacaaataaatatcctTCATTGCTATCAGATATCTTACTGAAGTTACgagataattttgtatcagCTGGGaaa ctaagtttatatttattcactGACTTAAAATTACACAAATGGGTACCACATGAAAAAGATATAGTTATTCTTTCTACATGGTTGAATCAATATCCATTAACATCAACTGAGAATCAGTTAGCCCGTTTAATTCTTACTAACTTAAATTGGGGATTTAATGa AAGTGGTAACTTATATCTTCCTATTGATGTACATAGACGCATAGCATTATTAACTGTTGAACTCACCATGAAATATGTACCTGATTCTTCTGTCCAAAATGCCTCTTTATTGGTAGAAGGTGTTAAACAG gTTTCAACAATGATAAGACCTCAAACTGCTgaacatattttttcattatggGCATGGGATATGATTTCTAAGCTTAGATTACACCAACTTGATCAAAGTGAAGCACTTTGTCATTATGCACTTATGAACCTCACTGCAGCATTTGCTGATGTACCAGACATGGACTCTGATTCACGCTTGGACATTTTGGTCATTGGTACATTAGAAAAGCAACCTATTGCGTGTTATGTGGCAACAATCATGACGTTATGGGGCCATTCTATACCTTTGATATGTTCCAAAGGATTTGCCCAATTAGAAATATTGCAATATCATTGTAAATACGAACAAGTGCTTATATGTTTACATCATATAATACCGTTATTTTTGGGATGTATCGATTCATTATTTaagaatgataaatttattagtcTTGTTATTTCTCTAATTGCGGCCGATAGATCTTATATGAAAGTTGCTAAAAGCCTTATAACAGCCGACTTTCCAGGAAcaatattgaaacaattttcaaatatgatACATtcacatttatataattacaaaaa ATACCGTTTGCAGACACCAAGAGATTTTGTATACCTATGGTTAAATGTACTTGTACTTGTACCAGATTGGAATAAAGACCAAAGCGTAATGTATTTAATGGATATAGTCATCAGTGCTGCATTTTTCCATGTGGATGCAAAATCGATAATGGATTATATGTTTCAGAATCTTTTCTCT tCTACGTCTAACCGCAATGTGATGACATCATTTGGCTCATTCTTAAATTGGGCAACTGGTTCTTCAAATTCTGTTAGTCTGTTAGGAAAATCTACTCAATCTGTTTGGGTTGCTTATCAAGTACTACTAACTGAACAATATAACAGAGAAATTAAAACTGGGTTATGGCGTGAGATTTTAAAGGAATTGTCAGCACAACCTAAAATATCATTAGATTCTGCTATGAag cGAGCTTGTGCAACTGTAAAAATGCATCCGTTCGGAGCAAATGGATTATCTATATATCGTTGGTCGCAGCAAGCACTAGATACACCTCTAGGACATCCTATTCTTCCTCTTTTATGGCAAAACTTTTTTGCATTATTTCTTGCAAGAGTCCCGTCAATATCAGG agtTCATCGTGGTGGAATTGgtgaaaaattttttgaaggcatgattaatttaagttatttaaaaaaattaaaaaaacgaTTACACGATACTACTACATACTTTCAgttaaaaggagaaaaagaattagatAATGGAGTGCCAATCACTGATGACAGACGAGCATTTTACTTTAATGCAGCAAA GCTTTATAAAACTTTAAGTTTGTGGCTTGAAGAACCAAGATTACATGAACCAGGTCTTTATTTACCAGCATTACCTCCACAATATATGtcacaaaaattaatattacttgTTCAGGATAATTgg gcACCATGGTTAGAATATATTGATTATTGGGCAGTTCAGCAAAACCAAAAAATGGCAGTTCAAGAATGGGAGCGTACATGCTgtagaaatgaagaaaatttcgATCAGAAGAGTAGAAATGTATCAATCTCACCTCCTAAAATGGATGAACCATTGCAAAGAGTATTTAAAAGATTGACCACATATAAAAGACCTGTTTCTCCTCCATATGGTTGTCACTATCGCGAACATCTTATTgagataaataaagaaactgTATACAATGCTGATTTAGTAGTAGAAGAGGCTGTAATGTGTTTGCAATCAATATTAGACTATGTTGAGACTTATAATTTAATGCTTCTTGAGCATACTGCAGTGAATTCTAGCTTTTTGGAACTAGTGCCTACACTTTATAGAGAAAATGAGAATCAAGTAGTATTACATGCATTATGTGATCCAGCACCTCCAAATCAGAAACACTCTATATCAGGAACACCACCTACTGTGCACTGTGCTGGTCCAGCAGTAATTACAATTAAG GTACCTGAAGCTCACATGAGTGATCCTATTGATCAcatgataaaacaaaatagagctgaatatgaaaatttgttgatAAAAGCTACTCTGCCACCATCAAGTGTGCTTATTTGTGAATCTTTTTTTCTAGACCATTTAATTGG AATGTTGGAACACGAAATAACTGTAAATCGAACAGATGAAAACACAACagtattgtataaaattcaagaaagtggagttaaattattttattgttttatagaCCATTATACAGAAGAAGTATCAAATTGCCCAATAACAAAACAACTTATGACTACTTATTTAGAAAGATTAGGACAG atatttattagtGGGGAAGAAAATCAAAGTCCACAATTATTAAGCACTATTATGCAGAAACCAAACCTTGGTAGTTTACTTGGACCTTATTTTACGCCTGTTGCTGGTAGTGCTTCAGCATTTTTACAAATGTATCACACTGTTGTAGAATTTTCTATGAGTACAAAAGTCGATCtttgttttgtattattatcaaaa tTTGACGTGGGAATTTGGTTAAATTATAAGCGTCCAAGATTAAGCGAGCGATCAACATTCATACACTTAATATTTAGAGCTCTTTGTGATATGGGTCTTAATCCAGATGAAACGAAACTGGTACTACATGag ttatttAGAAATCATCTCCGacttatattattacatgaaTTCCCAGAACATTATGGTGAAATTCTGAGtgttgtattaaaaaatagtgAAAGGCAAGATTTATCACTAGATATTTGGCGAGATTTACTAGGAGCACTCAGTGGTAAATCAAAAAATGCGTTTCCAAGTTATTCTAAAATTAGAGATGAAATTCGTCATTATGCTACTGAGCAAAAACTTCTTTCTCGACAAGAG ataTATGATACAgctatattattaaaaagacaTTTTACGCAGGAACGTTTAAAATATGGTCTTTATGGATTATATCCAAAATATAGAATCTACAATGAACCTTTAAGTACATTCCTTGGTATGGTAGGTCATGCTCTTGTTGCACTTACTCTTCAATCTGATAGAGGTTCATTAGGAGACCAAT TGTGTGAGAAAATATGGCCTGTCCTAAGTGAAATGTATTCACCTTGGATTGCACCGTATCGGACGCAAGATTTAAAAGAACCAGCTGCCGCATGGATTCAACAACTTACAGATGATCGATCTGTTTTATTACCATGGATTGTAACAGATGGCCCATATGCTAACAAATTTGTAGCAATGTTTGTTGAATGTGTTCGTTTTATTATCGATATCTTGCCAGCATCTAGCAAGATACTCTGTTTCGTTTGGCAGTTTTATGTTACCAATTTTGCACATGATTCAGTTAAAGATCATATTCTGAACGTTATTCATGGCAACTTTTTATCATTGCCATGGGATCGTTTCTATCCATCTGTAAATGATGTAGAATTGATGGCAAAAGTAATTGATCAAAATTTACCAGATAGTCACTTATTCCTGGGAAGCGTGTTTACATGTGTACACTGGCCACTTTGGATAAATGACTTATTAGCATCACATCCATTAGCTCTCATAGCAAGGATGCatgtttgtttattaaatcTATTGGTAAAATTATCTACTGAACCAAACGTTAGAcag ACTGATAAAGTAATTCAGTTAATTACGGATACTGAAAAACTTTCTTGGCATTTATTAGATGCATCTGCCTATGATCCAATAATTCGTTGGCATGCCATGAACTGTGATTCAAGAGTTGTTCTCTATTCGTACAATGAGCAATGCCATCCTATAGATGTTGCtgtacataa TTTGTTAAAGGTGGCAGCAGGCTATGATCCTGTTGTAGGTCATCTTTACCCAACTACAGGAAAAAAGAGACAACTATATATACActttacgataaaattattaattgcttGTACAACACGATATAAACCTTTATTATCTACAAATTCAAAAGTATTCAATAATACATTATCAAAAATGCTGGATGATATGGAAGCTATTATCTTAAATA CTGTTCCAGAACCTCAACAAATTGCAGAAGCAAGTTCACTAATTACTGAATTACTGTGTGTTATGAATCAACATGGAGTTCTCATGGAACATCTTCGCACTAGCTGGACATTATGGCTTTCAAAAAGAACAGCTAACAATCCAATTCTTATGAGTATACTTAAAGTTATTGGAACAACAGTTTCTTCACCAACTATACTTGGAGAGTTAATGGAGGCTGCATTagaatcatattttaaatttaatt CATCTGAAGAAGTTTCACCAACTTGGGCTTCAGTTTTAACAATTTTCCAATCAGTAATACCTCGACGACCACCATTGGAGACATTCTTAATTTCTGAGGGAAAGCTTCttactttgtactttattttacttaaGCGACTTCCATTATGTCAAGACATTAGAGAAGAAGGAGTGCTTCTTATAAATTTAGTTGACTGGATCTCTGCTATTAAGCCAAC gaatataaatgaagaaaaattacctCTTTTTTGGGCTAAAACTTGTGAATTAGCATATAGACAATGtcaatataatgaaaataccAAAACTGCTGCTAGAGCTCTTAAAGGCCTAGCACGTTCGTTATTAACGATTGCTGATGATAGCGCACAGGGATGGGGGATATTAGGAGCTATTGGCcttaaaaaaaattccaatcTATCAATAAg gtgCAAATTTTTAAGTCGCGTGATAGGGGTGTATTGTTTAGCTCAATTACCTGAATCAAAATCAGAACAACAGATAGTAAGATTTACACCTGATTCCCCTGGAGTGGCATCATCAAAAACAAATGAATCAAATGTATTGGAAATCCGACCTAGTACAGAAGCTATTAAGGCTATGCAGGCTTTAGAAGGACTTTTATTGAATAAACAATATGTGACGCTTACAGGAGACATAGAACGATCTATTAAGTTAATTAGGGATCCTGCTAATTCTTTGCACAACGCAACAGTTATTCTAGGTGTATTGACAACAGAGCTATATAATCAAAAGTATTTGCATGTTTTGatagattaa